The following coding sequences lie in one Xanthomonas hyacinthi genomic window:
- a CDS encoding segregation and condensation protein A, translated as MTSELALAANPPIQPTAPQQQEMPLAVVHGQPVLQIPQDLYIPPDALEVILDAFEGPLDLLLYLIRRQNLDILDIPVAEITRQYVDYINVMQELRFELAAEYLVMAAILAEIKSRMLLPRPPAQEGEEADPRAELVRRLQEYERFKQAAEDIDALPRQDRDTTPVQAHVPDRAAVKLPPPVELKEMLLALYDVLKRAELFSGHAIKREALSVRQRMGEVLSRLDDGRFYRFESLFSAEEGKLGVLVTFLALLELAKEQLLDIVQEPMDQVVRNGERLPLAPIYVKSLALGNTNEPLQFNSEFDDTDAANDPT; from the coding sequence ATGACCTCCGAACTCGCGCTCGCCGCGAACCCGCCAATCCAGCCGACCGCGCCACAGCAGCAGGAAATGCCGCTGGCGGTGGTGCATGGGCAACCGGTCCTGCAGATCCCGCAGGACCTGTACATCCCGCCGGATGCGCTGGAAGTGATCCTGGATGCGTTCGAAGGCCCGCTGGACCTGCTGCTGTACCTGATCCGCCGACAGAACCTGGACATCCTCGACATCCCCGTCGCCGAGATCACCCGGCAGTACGTGGACTACATCAACGTGATGCAGGAGCTGCGTTTCGAGCTGGCCGCCGAATACCTGGTGATGGCCGCGATCCTGGCCGAGATCAAGTCGCGGATGCTGCTGCCGCGGCCGCCGGCGCAGGAAGGCGAGGAAGCCGACCCGCGCGCCGAGCTGGTCCGCCGTTTGCAGGAGTACGAACGCTTCAAGCAGGCCGCCGAGGACATCGACGCGCTGCCGCGGCAGGACCGCGACACCACGCCGGTGCAGGCGCACGTGCCCGACCGCGCCGCGGTGAAGCTGCCGCCGCCGGTGGAGCTGAAGGAAATGCTGCTGGCGCTGTACGACGTGCTCAAGCGCGCCGAGCTGTTCAGCGGCCACGCGATCAAGCGCGAGGCGCTGAGCGTGCGGCAGCGGATGGGCGAGGTGCTGAGCCGGCTGGACGACGGCAGGTTCTACCGATTCGAATCGCTGTTCAGCGCCGAGGAAGGCAAGCTCGGCGTGCTGGTCACCTTCCTGGCCTTGCTGGAACTGGCCAAGGAACAGCTGCTGGACATCGTCCAGGAGCCGATGGATCAGGTCGTGCGCAACGGCGAACGGCTGCCGCTGGCGCCGATCTACGTCAAGTCGCTGGCGCTGGGCAACACCAACGAACCGCTGCAGTTCAACAGCGAGTTCGACGATACCGACGCCGCCAACGACCCTACCTGA
- a CDS encoding LacI family DNA-binding transcriptional regulator yields the protein MAKSAVTIKDVAREARVSVATVSRALNGHENVAEPVRTLVLEVAERLRYSPHAAARSLSSRRTQTVGVVLPDLYGEFFSELIRGIDGAARARRQHLLVSSYHGDPEEQGRALRAMRGRVDGLLVLSPYAERPGFLTDNLPQALPTVLINTYLPGAEYPLLSIDDHAGAVAMTEHLLAMGHRRIAFVGGPELNFDARERLRGFRDAIAAHPGQAQGQEFPGQFDEASGHRAGQAMLQAGTLPDAVFAANDMAALGCLYAFAQAGVRVPDDVALAGFDDIPLARFVHPSLTTMRVSIAGLGAQAMSRLLQLIDRPDADDMQRQTLIPELVVRDSSMTRS from the coding sequence ATGGCGAAGAGCGCGGTCACCATCAAAGATGTCGCACGCGAGGCCCGGGTATCCGTGGCCACGGTGTCGCGTGCGCTCAACGGGCACGAGAACGTCGCCGAGCCGGTGCGCACGCTGGTCCTGGAAGTGGCCGAGCGCCTGCGCTACAGCCCGCACGCGGCCGCGCGCAGCCTCAGCAGCCGCCGCACCCAGACCGTGGGCGTGGTGCTGCCGGACCTGTACGGCGAGTTCTTCTCCGAGTTGATCCGCGGCATCGACGGCGCCGCGCGCGCGCGCCGCCAGCACCTGCTGGTGTCCAGCTACCACGGCGATCCGGAAGAGCAGGGCCGCGCACTGCGCGCGATGCGCGGGCGCGTGGACGGCCTGCTGGTGCTGTCGCCGTACGCCGAGCGGCCCGGCTTCCTCACCGACAATCTGCCGCAGGCGCTGCCGACGGTGTTGATCAACACCTATCTGCCCGGCGCCGAGTATCCGCTGCTGAGCATCGACGATCACGCCGGCGCGGTGGCGATGACCGAGCACCTGCTGGCGATGGGCCATCGCCGCATCGCCTTCGTCGGCGGTCCGGAACTGAACTTCGATGCGCGCGAACGCCTGCGCGGGTTTCGCGACGCCATCGCCGCGCATCCGGGCCAGGCGCAGGGCCAGGAGTTTCCCGGCCAGTTCGACGAAGCCTCCGGCCATCGCGCGGGGCAGGCGATGCTGCAGGCCGGCACGCTGCCGGACGCGGTGTTCGCCGCCAACGACATGGCCGCGCTCGGCTGTCTGTACGCCTTCGCCCAGGCCGGCGTGCGCGTGCCCGACGACGTCGCCCTGGCCGGCTTCGACGACATCCCGCTGGCGCGCTTCGTTCATCCGTCCCTTACCACGATGCGGGTCAGCATCGCCGGGCTTGGTGCGCAGGCGATGAGCCGTCTGCTGCAGTTGATCGACCGCCCCGACGCCGACGACATGCAGCGGCAGACCTTGATTCCGGAGCTGGTCGTGCGCGATTCCAGCATGACCCGTTCGTAG
- a CDS encoding BolA family protein, giving the protein MSQAAAGRVERIRAALQAVFAPQALEVEDDSHRHAGHAGARDGRGHFNVRIVSAAFAGMAPLARHRAVYAALGAMMQTDIHALSIRAEAPRDAA; this is encoded by the coding sequence ATGAGCCAGGCGGCCGCGGGCCGGGTCGAGCGCATCCGCGCCGCGCTGCAGGCCGTGTTCGCGCCGCAGGCGCTGGAGGTCGAGGACGACAGCCACCGCCATGCCGGCCATGCCGGCGCGCGCGACGGGCGCGGGCATTTCAATGTCCGCATCGTCAGCGCCGCCTTCGCCGGCATGGCGCCGCTGGCCCGGCACCGCGCGGTCTATGCCGCGCTCGGCGCGATGATGCAGACCGACATCCATGCGCTGTCGATCCGTGCCGAGGCGCCGCGCGACGCGGCATGA
- a CDS encoding YciI family protein, whose amino-acid sequence MWYVIEGYDGADALPRRAAARPAHLARLVALQEAGRLLLAGPCPAIDAEDPGPAGFSGSLVVAAFDALEQARAWAEADPYVAAGVYARVEVRPFRKTLP is encoded by the coding sequence ATGTGGTACGTGATCGAGGGATACGACGGCGCCGATGCGCTGCCGCGGCGGGCGGCGGCGCGGCCGGCGCACCTGGCCCGGCTGGTGGCGCTGCAGGAGGCCGGGCGCTTGCTGCTGGCCGGTCCGTGCCCGGCGATCGACGCCGAGGATCCGGGGCCGGCCGGCTTCAGCGGCAGCCTGGTGGTCGCCGCGTTCGACGCGCTGGAGCAGGCCCGGGCCTGGGCCGAGGCCGATCCGTACGTGGCTGCGGGGGTGTATGCGCGGGTCGAGGTGCGGCCGTTCCGGAAGACCTTGCCATGA